A genomic region of Garciella nitratireducens DSM 15102 contains the following coding sequences:
- a CDS encoding YitT family protein has product MARKTTLSVKRIFLVLLGSLFMAISVNGFLIPHKLLSSGVTGISILFNYLLDIPISLMILILNIPIFIVGYKLINREFIIISFIGMISLSIFISLTDNLPIFVDDVLLATIFGGVLSGLGAGIVFTNRGSTGGMDIIAVILRKYFSINIGNTLFIINALIVLISSFFFGIKLALYTMISIYINTIVVDKVQEGLDRKKAILVITNKYDEVTYAIMNQIHRGVTLLEGKGGFTKDSKKIIFCTIAPFQLAKIREIILKNDQNAFITVLDAAEVVGKGFKNKE; this is encoded by the coding sequence ATGGCTAGAAAAACGACATTAAGCGTTAAAAGAATTTTTTTGGTATTGTTAGGAAGTCTTTTTATGGCAATTAGTGTTAACGGTTTTTTAATTCCTCATAAATTATTAAGTAGTGGGGTAACAGGGATTAGTATTCTTTTTAATTATTTATTAGATATTCCAATAAGTTTAATGATTCTTATTCTTAATATTCCTATTTTTATTGTGGGATATAAACTTATTAATAGAGAATTTATTATCATTAGTTTTATTGGTATGATAAGTTTATCTATTTTTATTTCTTTAACAGATAACCTACCTATTTTTGTAGATGATGTTTTATTAGCTACCATTTTTGGTGGAGTTTTATCAGGACTAGGAGCAGGAATAGTGTTTACTAATCGTGGTTCTACTGGAGGAATGGATATTATCGCTGTTATTTTAAGAAAATATTTTTCTATAAATATAGGAAATACTCTTTTTATCATCAATGCATTAATTGTTTTAATTTCTTCTTTCTTTTTTGGAATAAAGTTGGCTTTGTATACTATGATTTCTATATATATTAATACTATTGTAGTAGATAAAGTACAAGAAGGTTTAGATCGTAAAAAAGCTATTTTAGTAATTACTAATAAATATGACGAAGTAACATATGCTATTATGAATCAAATCCATCGAGGAGTTACTTTATTAGAAGGAAAGGGAGGATTTACTAAAGATTCTAAAAAGATTATTTTTTGTACGATAGCACCTTTTCAATTGGCTAAGATTCGAGAAATTATATTAAAAAATGATCAAAACGCTTTTATTACTGTATTAGATGCAGCAGAAGTGGTAGGAAAAGGGTTTAAAAATAAGGAGTAG